A window from bacterium encodes these proteins:
- a CDS encoding Spy/CpxP family protein refolding chaperone, which yields MIRRKTTLILALITGILLVTALPAVSEGPHRDGGGPGEGGGPMCMAFIPGITADQLESIAAIRDEHHDAMQDLRDKLYEAKNAFRELMRDPDPDLAAVRKAKEKLDALETDMLIARLEMRAAVRNILTDGQRIFFDEMQAFDHHEGGMDPGMGSGPGMGSCPGMGPGSGMGPGPGMSDD from the coding sequence ATGATACGCAGAAAAACGACCCTGATTCTCGCCCTGATAACAGGCATCCTCTTAGTCACCGCCCTGCCCGCGGTATCGGAGGGTCCGCACCGCGACGGCGGGGGGCCCGGTGAAGGGGGCGGCCCCATGTGCATGGCCTTCATCCCCGGCATCACGGCGGATCAGCTCGAGTCCATCGCCGCCATCCGCGACGAGCACCACGATGCGATGCAGGACCTGCGCGACAAGCTTTACGAGGCCAAGAACGCCTTCCGGGAGCTGATGCGCGACCCCGACCCGGACCTCGCCGCCGTGCGTAAGGCCAAGGAAAAACTGGACGCCCTGGAGACCGACATGCTCATCGCCCGGCTGGAGATGCGCGCCGCCGTGCGGAATATTTTGACCGACGGGCAGCGGATCTTCTTCGACGAGATGCAGGCCTTCGACCACCACGAAGGGGGCATGGACCCCGGCATGGGTTCCGGTCCCGGTATGGGATCGTGTCCCGGAATGGGCCCCGGATCGGGCATGGGCCCCGGCCCGGGCATGTCCGACGACTAG